One Thermicanus aegyptius DSM 12793 DNA segment encodes these proteins:
- the thiC gene encoding phosphomethylpyrimidine synthase ThiC, with amino-acid sequence MKKVYLQGSRPDLLVPMRRIELSPTRHLNGETPNEPLLLYDTSGPYTDPDVAIDVRKGLPQLRQKWILERGDVEEYPGRPVNPADDRFHSGEKNEHINPFPFPSRHPLRAKPGKTVTQMHYAKKGIITPEMEFIAIRENVSPEFVREEVARGRAIIPANINHPESEPMIIGKHFYTKINANIGNSAVTSSIEEEVEKMTWAIRWGADTIMDLSTGKNIHATREWILRNSPVPVGTVPIYQALEKVGGKPEELTWDIYRDTLIEQAEQGVDYFTIHAGLLLRYIPLTARRVTGIVSRGGSIMAAWCLAHHEENFLYTHFREICEILRTYDISLSLGDGLRPGSIADANDEAQFAELTTLGELTTIAWEYDVQVMIEGPGHVPMHKIKENVEMQQRICHEAPFYTLGPLTTDIAPGYDHITSAIGAAMIGWYGTAMLCYVTPKEHLGLPNKEDVKEGVIAYKIAAHAADLAKGHPGAQKWDDALSKARFEFRWTDQFNLSLDPERAREYHDETLPAEAAKTAHFCSMCGPKFCSMRITQDIREYAEKKGLNPEEAVKKGMEEKADEFVQKGSSIYQ; translated from the coding sequence ATGAAAAAAGTATATCTCCAAGGGTCACGCCCTGATCTATTGGTTCCCATGCGTAGGATCGAGCTATCCCCCACCCGTCATCTCAACGGAGAAACCCCCAACGAACCATTGCTCCTCTACGATACGAGCGGTCCGTACACGGATCCTGATGTGGCCATCGATGTGCGCAAGGGATTACCACAATTGCGTCAGAAGTGGATCTTGGAACGGGGAGATGTGGAGGAGTATCCCGGTCGTCCGGTAAATCCGGCGGATGATCGGTTTCATTCCGGGGAAAAAAATGAGCATATAAATCCGTTTCCCTTTCCAAGCCGTCATCCCCTGCGGGCCAAACCGGGAAAAACGGTGACCCAGATGCACTACGCCAAAAAAGGAATCATTACTCCGGAGATGGAGTTTATCGCGATACGAGAAAATGTGAGCCCTGAGTTTGTCCGCGAAGAAGTAGCCCGCGGGCGGGCCATCATCCCCGCCAACATCAACCACCCGGAATCGGAACCGATGATCATCGGCAAACATTTTTATACCAAGATTAATGCCAATATCGGCAACTCAGCCGTTACCTCTTCCATTGAAGAAGAAGTGGAAAAAATGACGTGGGCGATCCGATGGGGCGCCGATACGATCATGGATCTCTCCACCGGAAAAAACATTCACGCCACGCGGGAATGGATCCTTCGCAACTCTCCTGTACCGGTGGGAACGGTCCCGATCTATCAAGCGTTGGAAAAAGTAGGAGGAAAACCGGAAGAATTAACATGGGACATCTACCGCGACACCTTAATCGAACAAGCGGAACAGGGGGTCGATTATTTCACCATCCACGCCGGTCTCCTCTTGCGCTATATTCCATTGACCGCAAGACGGGTAACAGGCATTGTATCCCGAGGTGGCTCCATCATGGCTGCCTGGTGCCTTGCCCATCATGAAGAGAACTTCCTCTATACCCATTTCCGTGAAATCTGTGAGATTTTAAGAACCTATGATATTTCCCTCTCCCTAGGGGATGGGCTCAGGCCCGGCTCCATCGCCGATGCCAACGATGAAGCGCAGTTTGCCGAACTGACCACCTTGGGCGAACTGACCACCATCGCCTGGGAATATGATGTCCAAGTGATGATCGAAGGACCGGGGCATGTCCCGATGCACAAAATCAAAGAAAACGTGGAGATGCAGCAAAGAATTTGTCATGAAGCCCCGTTCTACACGTTAGGTCCCTTGACCACGGATATCGCTCCCGGTTATGACCACATCACTTCCGCCATTGGGGCAGCCATGATCGGCTGGTATGGCACGGCGATGCTCTGTTATGTGACGCCAAAGGAGCACTTGGGCCTTCCCAATAAAGAGGACGTGAAAGAAGGAGTGATCGCCTACAAGATCGCAGCCCACGCAGCCGACCTGGCCAAAGGCCATCCCGGGGCGCAAAAGTGGGATGATGCCCTCTCCAAAGCACGTTTTGAGTTCCGCTGGACAGATCAGTTTAATCTGTCCCTTGACCCCGAGCGGGCCAGGGAATACCATGATGAGACCCTCCCCGCCGAGGCGGCCAAAACCGCTCATTTCTGCTCCATGTGCGGCCCCAAATTCTGCAGTATGCGCATCACGCAGGATATTCGGGAATATGCGGAGAAAAAAGGGCTTAATCCGGAAGAAGCGGTTAAGAAGGGCATGGAAGAAAAGGCGGACGAATTTGTCCAAAAAGGTTCTTCGATCTACCAATAA
- a CDS encoding ABC transporter permease — protein MGIFWFHRVRSALLLIVLVSFFSFLVLMMLPGDPVQLMLGIEAPPEVAEELRAQLGFDKPWYVRYGAWIWNLIHGDLGVSILYGQPVSALILERIPLTLSITLLSLALSLLLALPLGMISAVKKGSWADKMIQWLVQIGLAAPNFWVGILFILFFAVHLKILPPSGYTPITEGLIPHLTSILLPCSSLALAEAAVLIRMIRASLLEVLDRDYMTFARTKGLSRFRRYTHYALRNGLIGPITLLGFQVMNLLGGVIVIENIFALPGLGRLLLIAVRQRDLILVQGLVIVLTFTVILINLLLDLLYTLIDPRIKLQAERNGSR, from the coding sequence GTGGGAATCTTTTGGTTTCACCGTGTCCGCTCGGCACTGCTCTTAATCGTTCTGGTCTCTTTTTTCTCCTTTCTCGTCCTGATGATGCTGCCCGGTGATCCCGTGCAACTGATGTTGGGCATAGAAGCTCCTCCAGAAGTAGCGGAAGAGCTTCGTGCTCAACTCGGTTTTGACAAGCCCTGGTATGTACGGTATGGTGCGTGGATCTGGAACTTGATACACGGAGACTTAGGGGTATCGATCCTTTATGGTCAACCGGTTTCCGCGCTCATATTGGAGCGCATCCCTTTAACCTTGTCCATCACCTTGTTATCACTCGCACTTTCGTTATTGCTCGCATTGCCGTTAGGGATGATTTCCGCTGTGAAAAAGGGATCTTGGGCCGATAAGATGATTCAATGGTTGGTTCAGATTGGACTGGCCGCGCCCAATTTCTGGGTTGGTATTCTATTCATTTTGTTCTTTGCCGTCCATTTGAAGATCCTTCCTCCGAGCGGATACACTCCCATTACCGAAGGCCTGATTCCTCATTTGACCAGCATCCTTTTGCCCTGCTCTTCCTTAGCGCTCGCGGAAGCCGCCGTTCTGATCCGCATGATCCGTGCTTCTCTCCTGGAAGTTTTGGATCGCGATTATATGACCTTTGCCCGGACGAAAGGATTGTCACGGTTTCGCCGTTATACCCACTATGCCTTGCGAAACGGTCTGATCGGCCCCATCACCTTGCTTGGCTTTCAGGTGATGAATCTGCTCGGCGGAGTGATCGTGATTGAAAATATATTCGCCCTGCCCGGCCTTGGCCGCCTTCTGCTCATTGCGGTCCGGCAACGCGATCTCATTCTGGTTCAGGGGTTGGTGATCGTCCTTACCTTTACCGTGATTCTGATCAACCTTTTGCTTGATTTACTCTACACGCTGATCGATCCGCGCATTAAACTTCAAGCAGAAAGGAATGGATCCCGATGA
- a CDS encoding MurR/RpiR family transcriptional regulator, translating to MPSNSPETPFQTVRHRIDHVYERLSPSQKKAAAWIRSHSNLAAILTAKEIGIEAGVSEATVHRLVASMGYKSFFQLRETLQQELLVDRTLVRLNQRKSMEPKSYIEQTMRLECQNIQETLSHIEDAIRAAAERITGAERVYVAGWRSGLAVSAPLSYQLNLILGNTMLLPAGGELSERVAFLTGSDVLIAVAFPRYCKTTYRLVQEAKSMNTQTIIFTDAPISPFYAFADVALFAKTDSFGFLDSYAAPLILAQLLVQEVANQAPERVKRNLQKQEQLFRDWKLI from the coding sequence ATGCCATCTAATTCTCCTGAGACTCCATTTCAAACGGTTCGACATCGAATCGATCATGTGTATGAACGCTTAAGCCCTTCACAAAAGAAAGCGGCGGCCTGGATTCGGAGCCATTCAAACTTGGCGGCTATTCTGACGGCGAAAGAGATTGGCATTGAAGCGGGCGTGAGCGAAGCGACGGTACATCGACTCGTCGCATCCATGGGGTACAAAAGCTTCTTTCAATTGAGAGAGACATTACAACAGGAATTACTCGTAGATCGGACACTGGTCCGGCTGAACCAGCGTAAGTCCATGGAGCCGAAATCTTATATCGAACAAACGATGAGACTAGAATGTCAAAACATCCAAGAAACGCTCTCTCATATTGAGGACGCCATACGTGCCGCGGCAGAACGGATCACGGGAGCGGAACGGGTTTATGTCGCAGGATGGCGTTCAGGGCTTGCGGTCTCGGCCCCGCTTAGTTATCAGTTGAATTTGATTTTAGGGAATACAATGCTGCTCCCTGCGGGAGGTGAGTTGAGCGAGCGAGTTGCTTTTTTGACCGGCAGCGATGTCTTAATTGCCGTTGCATTCCCGCGCTATTGCAAGACGACCTACCGTTTGGTTCAAGAAGCGAAATCCATGAATACACAAACGATTATCTTTACAGATGCACCCATTTCCCCTTTTTATGCGTTCGCTGATGTTGCTCTATTCGCTAAAACCGATAGCTTCGGTTTTCTCGATTCTTATGCCGCACCGTTGATCCTCGCCCAATTATTGGTGCAAGAAGTTGCGAATCAGGCACCCGAGCGGGTGAAACGAAATTTGCAGAAACAAGAACAGCTCTTTCGCGATTGGAAATTGATTTAA
- a CDS encoding ABC transporter permease yields the protein MKSIVTGGTLIALIILMALIGWIHPPYGPTEMNIAEKFQPPSLSHWLGTDQYGRDILSRLIVASHYALMVSIGAVGLGVLVGASLGAIAGYTRNGISRIIMLIMDGLFAFPNLLLALMIVSTLGVGETNALLAIAIFNVPLFARLMYSFILEAHAYGYVKAAYTYGAGPARVLFIHMIPAALPRLGVQVTTSMGGAILAESALSFLGLGVQPPFPSWGGMLDEAQHYLSVAPWYPVFPGVMILIAVMGFNLLGDGLRDLQQ from the coding sequence ATGAAATCGATCGTAACCGGCGGGACGCTGATCGCATTGATCATTCTTATGGCGTTGATCGGTTGGATCCATCCACCTTACGGTCCCACAGAGATGAATATTGCGGAAAAGTTCCAGCCCCCCTCCCTATCTCACTGGTTGGGCACGGACCAATACGGGCGCGATATCTTAAGCCGCCTCATTGTCGCATCACACTACGCATTGATGGTAAGCATCGGAGCGGTGGGATTGGGCGTGCTTGTTGGAGCATCGCTTGGGGCTATTGCCGGCTATACCCGCAATGGGATCAGTAGGATCATAATGCTGATAATGGATGGACTGTTCGCCTTTCCCAATCTCCTTCTTGCCCTGATGATCGTGAGCACATTGGGAGTAGGAGAGACGAACGCTTTACTGGCCATCGCCATCTTCAATGTGCCGTTGTTTGCCCGGTTGATGTATAGCTTTATCCTGGAGGCACACGCCTATGGCTATGTGAAAGCGGCGTATACCTATGGCGCTGGCCCGGCAAGAGTGTTATTCATTCATATGATCCCGGCTGCCCTTCCCCGCCTTGGCGTCCAGGTGACCACGAGCATGGGCGGCGCGATTCTGGCTGAATCGGCGTTATCCTTCCTCGGGCTTGGCGTTCAACCCCCTTTTCCCAGTTGGGGAGGGATGCTCGACGAAGCGCAACACTATTTATCCGTTGCTCCCTGGTATCCGGTCTTTCCGGGAGTGATGATTCTGATCGCCGTTATGGGCTTTAATCTCCTTGGCGACGGATTAAGGGATTTGCAGCAATAG
- a CDS encoding FkbM family methyltransferase — MDRVSAYLGNYTYLTQLKYGPKIFLDTRELSLTAHIIADGLWESWITEVFVASLSPGVTVLDIGANCGYYSLLAAQLTGPSGRVHAFEPNPFHHENLIKSKLINGFNHLEIHPFALSDRNEEIILYAPAHLTASASMFEHLLKPLQHVDTIQPVRVPAVKLSDRLPGLKADVIKMDIEGAEPLILDEVLDIMERSGESKLFMEYNQKAWQMQGHDCEAILNHITARNFELYIIRHDQTLQSVTPGSLVEMTSEATHFDLLIIKGN; from the coding sequence ATGGATCGCGTCAGTGCATATTTGGGGAATTACACCTATTTGACACAGCTCAAGTACGGACCAAAAATATTTCTGGATACCCGGGAATTAAGCTTGACGGCCCATATCATTGCCGACGGATTGTGGGAGAGCTGGATTACGGAGGTGTTTGTGGCGAGTCTATCTCCAGGGGTGACCGTGCTGGATATCGGGGCCAATTGCGGCTACTATTCCTTGCTGGCAGCCCAGCTGACCGGTCCGTCAGGGCGCGTTCATGCGTTTGAGCCCAATCCTTTTCATCATGAAAACCTCATCAAAAGCAAATTGATTAACGGATTTAACCATCTGGAGATTCATCCCTTCGCTCTGAGCGATCGAAATGAGGAAATCATTCTGTACGCTCCCGCACACTTGACGGCTTCAGCCAGTATGTTCGAACATCTGCTTAAGCCGCTGCAGCATGTGGATACCATTCAGCCCGTACGCGTTCCCGCGGTCAAGCTGAGCGACAGACTCCCCGGTTTGAAAGCGGATGTGATCAAAATGGACATTGAAGGGGCGGAGCCGCTCATTTTGGACGAAGTGCTGGACATCATGGAACGGAGCGGAGAATCGAAACTTTTTATGGAATATAACCAGAAAGCCTGGCAAATGCAGGGACACGACTGCGAAGCGATTCTGAATCACATCACGGCGCGGAACTTTGAGCTTTACATCATTCGGCACGATCAAACGCTTCAAAGCGTTACTCCCGGCAGTTTAGTCGAAATGACGAGCGAAGCGACGCATTTTGACCTGCTGATTATCAAAGGGAATTGA
- a CDS encoding ABC transporter substrate-binding protein — MKSKYLSIFLMVAMLFVLAACGQKNTTGTAESNRPSYGTENGGQATTEEKNKYGGKLVYALSNDVDGLDPHRTVSASTFQVTNNIFDTLIGVTPKGELVPRLAKEWHSSEDGLTWTFSLQENVKFHNGRMLTADDVVYSFHRLKEKGSPRAKDYANIIEVKADGENKVIFSLGQADATFLSSLAMPWTAIVAKEADADMKNHPIGTGPYKLVEWVPQQSITLQKNENYFVKGKPYLDEVTFQIIPEATTLLANLQSGAIDIAGISGEQVDQIKNDPTLKVIESPMNNVQVLALNNKRKPLDDVRVRQAISMAINKQQVIDGANWGYGQVIGSHMAPTSPYYVDTTQILPYDLDKAKSLLKEAGYEKGFSMKLSLPEPYKIHVDSGQIIADQLKKIGINLKIEMVEWGKWVQDVYTGRNYDMTIISHTGRLDPDAMLSRYQIDSGENYLNYENQEVDNAIKEAKITLDDKKRRQLYEFVQKTLAKEVPAVYIQAPYALIGMKKLVQGYEVYPIDMIELSNIYLEK; from the coding sequence ATGAAATCCAAGTATCTATCCATTTTTCTCATGGTTGCCATGTTGTTTGTCCTTGCAGCTTGCGGGCAAAAGAACACAACGGGTACGGCGGAATCGAACCGACCCTCTTACGGCACAGAAAACGGCGGACAAGCGACAACTGAGGAAAAAAACAAATACGGCGGGAAATTGGTCTATGCCCTAAGCAATGATGTGGATGGCCTTGATCCTCATCGAACGGTCTCTGCCTCTACCTTTCAGGTGACGAATAACATCTTCGACACATTAATCGGCGTCACCCCAAAGGGTGAATTGGTTCCGCGGCTGGCCAAAGAGTGGCACTCCTCCGAAGACGGATTGACCTGGACATTTTCGTTGCAAGAGAATGTAAAGTTCCATAACGGCAGGATGTTGACCGCAGACGATGTGGTCTACTCCTTTCATCGCTTAAAAGAGAAAGGGAGCCCACGGGCTAAGGATTATGCGAACATCATCGAAGTAAAAGCAGACGGAGAGAATAAAGTGATCTTCTCCCTTGGACAAGCCGATGCCACTTTCCTTTCTTCTTTAGCTATGCCTTGGACTGCCATCGTTGCCAAAGAGGCGGATGCAGATATGAAAAATCATCCGATTGGCACCGGACCGTACAAGTTGGTGGAGTGGGTGCCGCAACAGAGCATTACCCTACAGAAGAATGAAAATTATTTTGTCAAAGGAAAGCCTTATTTGGATGAGGTAACCTTTCAAATCATTCCTGAAGCGACCACCTTGCTGGCCAACCTTCAATCCGGAGCCATCGATATCGCGGGAATTTCCGGAGAACAGGTTGACCAGATCAAGAATGACCCGACTTTAAAAGTCATTGAAAGTCCGATGAATAACGTCCAGGTGCTTGCTTTAAACAATAAGCGCAAACCTTTAGACGATGTGCGCGTCCGACAGGCGATCTCCATGGCCATCAATAAACAACAGGTGATAGACGGCGCAAACTGGGGATACGGGCAGGTAATAGGCAGCCATATGGCACCGACTAGCCCATATTATGTAGATACCACCCAGATCCTCCCTTACGACCTGGATAAAGCAAAGTCACTGTTAAAAGAAGCCGGGTATGAAAAAGGCTTTTCGATGAAACTTTCTTTGCCGGAACCGTACAAGATCCATGTTGACAGCGGACAGATCATTGCAGACCAGTTAAAGAAGATCGGCATCAACCTGAAAATCGAAATGGTTGAATGGGGCAAGTGGGTTCAAGATGTATACACCGGGCGCAATTATGACATGACCATCATCAGCCATACCGGCCGTCTTGATCCTGATGCCATGCTGTCCCGCTATCAGATCGATTCGGGAGAAAATTACTTGAACTATGAAAATCAGGAAGTAGATAATGCGATCAAAGAGGCAAAGATCACGCTGGATGATAAGAAGCGCAGGCAATTATATGAATTTGTCCAAAAAACATTGGCGAAGGAAGTTCCCGCCGTCTATATCCAAGCTCCCTATGCGCTGATTGGCATGAAGAAATTAGTTCAAGGGTATGAGGTTTATCCGATCGATATGATTGAGCTTTCGAACATTTATTTAGAAAAATAG
- a CDS encoding glycosyltransferase family 4 protein, with translation MAELFTIAWEGKFFENQSLAMVNRQIVSRLQNDTRLTWRLITPELQPVSMLDPNHARHSEKPADIYVSHQWPPRMVRPDSAGRWISMIPWEFGAIPVSWYVPMKYWMDEIWVYSRYNKDGYVKSGLPEEKIRVIPLGVDELVFHPDVQPTFFEGDGRFRFLYVGGTIARKGFDLLLKAYLAEFKKEEPVCLIVKDHGVDTHYQGITMEQRIREAEANPLSPAIQYINEQLTPEQLASLYRSCDCSVFPYRGEGFGLPMVESAACGTPVIVPGLGPAAEMFGEEHALFIHAKEQRQDDRKVGAMETVDFPWWIEPDLNDLRHQMRFAYENKDKLAEMGKRASVYVGSRFTWNKTAETVRKALETIQARQKPLSWNPDDILRTEIEWVEKDLADNQSEQALGKLQALLQVFPNALRVRLQAAHLYMRQEKYLPAIGLLAPLSRELEKEKGKVNHFLYSQVWALLALCYSGIQSWALAIDAFRKAGESNPEIHALKIPYLHSAVRSSHVLLGSIHQELGDAYSALNDDVKAKEMYNKALIYDSRLQSAKLRLEHLRKRQLALKNQMKPLLDFSRRLLESTERNQDVRWVSAGDETVYPHIFVFQRRIWNSLYMPGQLVRIISTASSSLPERSEAHENEERNDWNGAIFFLGKQSPLDGCIQWYQWCMRNIRPGGKVILHSNDPANQAYLALRSLFDYGGWNENGKHPMRSMGGRQEGEFTIFQYGGFGVLWQSPFYNASGYASEQRHFLKSLQPYPLLIQLNAWDAPTGSQEEQNDEIYAHRAILKESPLIHYQAAPANLFALSRAPLSVGRTMFETDRLPIEWVHKLNELTEVWVPSTFNQETFANAGVMAEKIHIVPGTIDETKYHPLQVKPYPLPEARRFKLLSVFDWSIRKGWDLLLKAYLESFTSEDDVSLVLKLSKINEPAAQVNQVVEQMKKKSGLKHLPHIMVIDSRMSEEEMIGLYAACDAFVLPTRGEGWGRPFMEAMALEIPVIGTNWSGHLEFMNEKNSYLIEVERMTPVPDSMPPHFHGHMWAEPSVEHLKMLLLEVYRHRDRAKEKAKEARKSLFPRFSLKEVGRIIYNRFDHLIRNYLE, from the coding sequence ATGGCGGAACTATTCACGATCGCCTGGGAAGGGAAGTTTTTTGAAAACCAAAGCTTGGCCATGGTAAACCGGCAAATTGTTTCCCGCTTACAAAACGATACCCGTCTCACATGGCGGCTGATCACTCCGGAATTACAGCCGGTCTCCATGCTTGATCCGAATCATGCCCGACATTCCGAAAAACCCGCTGACATCTACGTGTCGCATCAATGGCCTCCAAGAATGGTACGGCCCGATTCGGCCGGCCGATGGATTTCCATGATCCCATGGGAATTCGGCGCCATCCCGGTCTCCTGGTACGTTCCTATGAAATATTGGATGGACGAGATCTGGGTATACAGCCGGTACAACAAAGATGGCTACGTCAAATCGGGCTTGCCTGAAGAAAAAATCCGCGTCATTCCGCTGGGCGTCGATGAACTGGTATTTCATCCCGACGTACAGCCCACATTCTTTGAAGGAGATGGCCGCTTTCGGTTTCTCTATGTCGGCGGGACGATTGCCCGAAAAGGTTTTGATCTGCTTCTTAAGGCCTACCTGGCGGAATTTAAAAAAGAAGAGCCCGTCTGTCTTATCGTCAAAGACCATGGAGTGGATACGCATTATCAAGGAATAACGATGGAACAACGCATTCGTGAAGCCGAAGCGAATCCCCTCTCCCCGGCCATCCAATATATCAACGAGCAGTTGACACCTGAACAATTGGCCTCTCTGTACCGCTCCTGCGATTGTTCGGTGTTTCCTTACAGAGGAGAAGGATTCGGCCTCCCGATGGTTGAATCGGCGGCTTGCGGAACGCCGGTCATCGTACCGGGGCTGGGACCGGCAGCGGAAATGTTCGGCGAGGAACATGCCCTGTTCATTCACGCCAAAGAACAGAGACAGGACGACAGAAAAGTCGGCGCGATGGAAACGGTTGACTTCCCATGGTGGATTGAGCCCGATTTGAATGACCTTCGACATCAAATGCGGTTCGCATACGAAAACAAAGACAAGTTGGCCGAAATGGGAAAACGCGCCAGCGTGTATGTTGGCTCCCGTTTTACCTGGAACAAAACGGCAGAAACCGTACGGAAAGCTTTGGAAACCATTCAAGCGCGGCAGAAGCCCCTCTCCTGGAACCCCGACGATATCCTTCGTACGGAGATCGAATGGGTGGAAAAGGACTTGGCCGACAATCAATCGGAACAGGCGCTCGGAAAATTGCAGGCACTCCTGCAGGTCTTCCCGAATGCCCTCCGGGTACGGTTACAAGCCGCGCATCTCTACATGCGGCAGGAAAAGTACTTGCCTGCCATCGGTCTCCTTGCCCCTTTATCCCGCGAGTTGGAAAAAGAGAAAGGCAAGGTCAACCATTTTTTGTACTCACAGGTCTGGGCTTTATTGGCCCTTTGTTACAGCGGGATTCAATCGTGGGCATTGGCCATCGACGCTTTTCGGAAAGCGGGTGAATCGAATCCCGAGATCCACGCGCTCAAAATTCCTTATCTTCATTCGGCGGTTCGATCTTCACATGTTCTCTTGGGATCGATCCATCAGGAGCTCGGGGACGCGTATTCGGCGTTAAACGATGACGTGAAAGCCAAAGAGATGTATAACAAGGCGTTAATCTATGACAGCCGGCTTCAGTCCGCCAAACTGCGTCTGGAGCATCTGAGGAAACGCCAACTTGCACTCAAAAACCAGATGAAACCCCTTCTTGACTTCAGCCGGCGCCTGTTGGAATCGACAGAACGGAATCAAGATGTCCGGTGGGTATCCGCCGGGGACGAGACCGTCTATCCGCACATCTTTGTTTTTCAAAGAAGAATTTGGAATTCGCTCTATATGCCCGGACAACTGGTGCGGATCATTTCTACAGCATCTTCAAGTCTTCCTGAACGGTCGGAAGCGCATGAGAACGAGGAAAGGAACGATTGGAACGGCGCCATCTTTTTCCTGGGAAAACAAAGCCCGCTTGACGGTTGCATCCAATGGTATCAATGGTGCATGCGCAACATAAGACCCGGCGGAAAGGTGATCCTTCACAGCAACGACCCGGCCAATCAGGCCTATCTTGCACTCCGTTCCTTGTTCGATTACGGCGGGTGGAATGAAAATGGAAAACATCCCATGAGGAGCATGGGAGGCCGGCAAGAGGGAGAATTTACGATCTTCCAATACGGGGGTTTTGGCGTTCTCTGGCAATCTCCTTTCTACAACGCTTCCGGCTACGCTTCGGAACAGAGACACTTTTTGAAAAGCTTGCAACCGTATCCGTTGCTCATTCAATTGAACGCTTGGGATGCGCCTACAGGCTCTCAGGAGGAGCAAAACGACGAGATATACGCCCACCGTGCCATACTGAAAGAAAGCCCGCTCATCCATTATCAGGCAGCTCCCGCCAACCTGTTCGCGCTCTCCCGGGCTCCGTTGTCCGTCGGACGCACGATGTTCGAGACCGACCGCTTGCCCATAGAATGGGTTCACAAACTGAATGAACTGACGGAGGTGTGGGTGCCCTCAACGTTTAACCAGGAGACGTTTGCAAACGCCGGTGTAATGGCAGAGAAAATTCACATTGTGCCCGGGACGATTGACGAAACCAAATACCATCCCCTGCAAGTTAAGCCCTATCCTCTTCCTGAAGCCCGCCGTTTCAAGCTGTTATCCGTTTTCGATTGGAGCATTCGGAAAGGATGGGATCTCCTCTTAAAAGCTTATTTAGAAAGTTTCACAAGTGAAGACGACGTCTCCCTGGTGCTGAAATTGAGCAAAATCAACGAACCTGCCGCTCAGGTGAATCAAGTGGTTGAACAAATGAAAAAGAAGAGCGGTTTAAAGCATCTTCCCCACATCATGGTGATCGATTCCCGCATGTCGGAAGAAGAAATGATCGGGCTGTACGCCGCCTGCGACGCCTTTGTACTGCCTACCCGGGGCGAGGGATGGGGAAGGCCTTTTATGGAAGCGATGGCTTTGGAAATTCCCGTCATCGGCACGAACTGGAGCGGGCATCTCGAGTTTATGAATGAGAAAAACAGTTATTTGATCGAGGTGGAACGTATGACACCGGTACCGGACAGCATGCCTCCACACTTTCACGGCCATATGTGGGCGGAACCGAGCGTGGAACATTTAAAAATGCTTCTGCTGGAAGTTTACCGGCACAGGGACCGGGCGAAAGAAAAGGCGAAAGAAGCGAGAAAGAGTCTCTTCCCTCGTTTTTCTTTGAAAGAAGTAGGCCGGATCATTTATAACCGGTTCGATCATCTGATCCGAAATTATTTGGAATGA
- a CDS encoding HAD family hydrolase translates to MNLQRLKVIGFDLGYTLVRNRRERIYQGFLKENGIELSIQSIEKAFHLADKTFMRLFPGALGKPAKTFYPWWLGIVNYHLELQFDLVKQTQYFFAHQDRESFWELFPWTESVLKELKKAGYRLILLSNWDNGARSLIERLGLAPYFDDLLISAELGIQKPDPKIFNEMVKRAQCSPEEVLYVGDNYYDDVAGAKKAGIDTVLINRFGRLGIEEIDHHPVIADIRELIQLLQLNGERLEHAI, encoded by the coding sequence TTGAATTTACAACGTCTCAAAGTGATCGGCTTTGATCTTGGTTACACCTTGGTCCGCAATAGGCGTGAACGCATCTATCAAGGATTCTTGAAAGAAAACGGAATTGAGCTTTCGATTCAGTCGATCGAAAAAGCCTTCCACCTGGCAGATAAAACATTTATGCGTCTTTTCCCCGGTGCTCTGGGAAAACCGGCTAAAACCTTCTATCCATGGTGGCTGGGAATCGTGAACTATCACTTAGAGCTCCAGTTTGATTTGGTAAAACAAACGCAATATTTCTTTGCCCATCAGGACCGGGAGTCATTTTGGGAGCTATTCCCTTGGACGGAATCTGTCCTGAAAGAACTAAAAAAGGCGGGCTATCGGCTGATCTTGCTATCCAACTGGGATAACGGCGCCCGCTCCCTGATCGAGCGCCTGGGCCTTGCCCCCTATTTCGATGACCTGTTGATCTCCGCCGAACTGGGGATACAAAAACCGGATCCCAAGATTTTCAACGAGATGGTAAAGCGGGCACAGTGCAGTCCGGAAGAGGTTCTATACGTGGGTGATAATTATTACGACGATGTGGCGGGCGCAAAAAAAGCAGGGATCGATACGGTTTTGATTAACCGTTTTGGACGCCTTGGCATCGAGGAGATCGATCATCATCCCGTTATCGCAGATATCAGGGAGTTGATCCAACTTTTACAACTGAATGGAGAGCGGTTGGAACATGCCATCTAA